A single region of the Anguilla anguilla isolate fAngAng1 chromosome 17, fAngAng1.pri, whole genome shotgun sequence genome encodes:
- the LOC118217114 gene encoding sterile alpha motif domain-containing protein 14-like — RVLSDLNEAVPETELLDNSIQKGRAQLSVKTRRHRPSRSRLRDSISSTEGDESLERKSLDSPMHCMRSPLHSALRGSSPSPDSLLPSSPAPRTAFTFDTSLVRRNPDEDETPRPAPRGRYRQLTNASSQEALGSSPTSSPSKSCPSTDSSPVYIRRARRPESEVLVTDDSQDTSPAEPGSPTVIFDKKTKRRFLDLGVTLRRSYGKVRKEKINRFSMGSREPSESPSRSSGSSFVPFSWFTDTTRGSASSSSTPSCSPRTASQSCSPRKSNSQESTLSEDFSPRSPRASSGSAVESRSSHPYHTLSQSSDEPLDEPLCLVSAWNTQQVCQWLKGLNMEQYIQEFTARDIDGEQLLQMDGTKLKGLGVSSSSDRSALKRRLKDMHAAAEKERKALDKLERQKEKQRKKDQEQHRS; from the exons CGTGTGTTGTCAGACCTAAACGAGGCCGTCCcggagacagagctgctggacAACAGCATACAGAAGGGGCGGGCCCAGCTGTCCGTCAAGACGCGGCGACATCGGCCCTCGCGCTCGCGGCTGCGAGACAGCATCAGCTCGACGGAGGGAGACGAGAGCCTGGAGAGAAAG TCATTGGACAGCCCCATGCACTGTATGCGCTCCCCGCTCCACTCTGCACTgcgtggctcctccccctcccccgattCGCTGCTGCCCTCCTCTCCCGCCCCACGGACCGCCTTCACCTTCGACACCTCCCTGGTCCGCCGCAACCCGGATGAGGACGAGACCCCGCGCCCAGCGCCCCGAGGGCGCTACAGACAGCTCACAAACGCCTCTTCCCAGGAGGCCTTGGGCTCCTCGCCCACCAGCTCGCCATCGAAGTCCTGCCCGAGTACGGATAGCTCGCCTGTCTACATCCGCCGGGCTCGCCGCCCAGAGAGTGAAG tcctGGTTACAGATGACAGTCAGGACACCAGTCCAGCTGAGCCGGGGAGCCCCACGGTGATCTTCGACAAAAAGACCAAGAGGAGATTCCTGGACCTGGG GGTCACGCTACGGCGTTCCTATGGGAAAGTCAGGAAGGAGAAGATCAACAGATTCAGTATGGGAAGCCG GGAGCCCTCCGAGAGCCCGTCTCGGTCTTCGGGGTCGTCGTTCGTGCCTTTCTCCTGGTTCACAGACACCACTCGGGGTTCGGCCTCCTCCAGCAGCaccccctcctgctctcccaggACGGCCTCGCAGAGTTGCAGCCCCCGCAAGTCCAACTCCCAG GAGTCCACGCTCAGTGAAGACTTCTCCCCTCGAAGCCCGCGCGCGTCCAGCGGCTCAGCAGTGGAGTCCCGGTCCTCGCACCCGTACCACACCCTGTCCCAATCTTCAGATGAG CCCCTGGACGAGCCGCTGTGCTTGGTGTCAGCCTGGAACACCCAGCAGGTGTGCCAGTGGCTGAAGGGCCTCAACATGGAGCAGTATATCCAAGAATTCACTGCCAGAGACATTGACGGAGAACAGCTGCTGCAGATGGACGGGACCAAGCTCAag GGTCTGGGTGTGAGCAGCTCCTCGGACCGCAGCGCGCTGAAGCGCAGGCTGAAGGACATGCACGCTGCAGCGGAGAAGGAGCGCAAGGCCCTGGACAAGCttgagagacagaaggagaaacAGCGCAAGAAGGACCAGGAGCAGCACAGGAGCTAG